The following is a genomic window from Bordetella sp. H567.
GCGGCGTGGCGCCGTGGGCCTCCAGCAGCGCGAGGACGTCGCCGGGGAAGGTCAGGTCGAACAGTTCGCCGGCGCGGCCTTCGACCACGGCCTCGAAGGCGTCCGCCAGACGCAGGATCGTTCCCGGGCCGGGCGATTTGCTGGCGCGCACGTGGGCCAGCGCGCGGCGCGGGCCCGTGATGCGTTCAACCAGTACTTCTATCCTGCCGCCGCTGGCCTTGTGCCCGGTCAGCCGCGCCTTGATGACGCGCGTGTCGTTGAACACAAGCAGGTCACCGGGGCGCAGCAGGGCGGCGATGTCGGCGAAGCGGCGGTCGTGCAGCCCGCCTTGCCCATCCAGGTGCAGCAAGCGGCTGCCGCCGCGCTCCTCGCTGGGATGCTGGGCGATGAGCTCGGGCGGCAGTTCGTAGTCGAAGTCGGCGAGGCGATGGGAAGAGGGAATGGAGGGGGACACGCTCGGATTGGAAATCGTCGAAAGCCAGCCCGCCATTGTAGTAGGCCGGGCGCACGGCCTGGTTCATGCAAGGTATCCTTGGCGCTTTTGGCGTTTCGGCGACGGAAGCGGGCGGGAATGATCGACCAGTGGGGCATGCGGATGGCAAGGTTGGGGCGGCGGGCGATGGCTGGCCTGCTGGTCCTTTCCATGATGGGCGTGGCGCCGGGCGCGGCGCGCGCCCAGGGCCTGGCGCCCGCCTCGGCCAATGCCTTGCCGCATGACCTGGCGGCGGCCTGGCGCGCCAGCAAGCTGCCCGGCGGCTCGCTTTCCCTGGTCGTCCAGGAACTGGGCGGCCAGCGCCTGCTGTCCATCAACGCCAAGGAGCCGCGCAATCCCGCGTCGGTGATGAAGCTGGTCACCACCTGGTCCGCCCTGTCCAGCCTGGGGCCCGACTACGTCTGGCGCACCGAATTGCTGTCGGAGCCCGGCGCTCGCCTGGGCGCCAACGGCGTGCTGCCCGGACCGCTGTACCTGCGCGCCAGCGGCGACCCCTTCTTCCTGATGCAGGATCTGTGGACGCTGCTGCGCGACCTGCGCCTGCACGGCGTGCGGCAGATCAACGACCTGGTGATCGATCGCACCATATTCGGCCCGGTCGCCACCGACCCCGGCGCCTTCGACGGCGCGCCGGACCGCCCCTACAACGCCAGTCCCGACGCCCTCATGGTGGGTTTCGGGGCGGTGCGCCTGGTGTTCATGCCCGACGCCGCCGCGCGGCGCTGGCGGGCGGTGATCGACCCGCCGCTGCCCGGCGTGACGGTCGGCGGGCAGGTCGAATGGAGCGACGCCGCCTGCGCCGGCGCGCCCGAAGTGGCTACCGAACCGGTCATCACGCAAGAGGGCATGACGCTGCGGCTGACCGGCAAGGTCGCCGGTTCCTGCGGCGAATTCAACCTGTACCGGCTGGCGCTGTCGCAGCCCGATTTCGCCACCGAGGTGTTCCGGCTCCTGTGGCGCGAGCTGGGCGGCACGTTCACCGGCCAGGTGCGCGCCGGCATGGTGCCGCCGGACGCCGTGCCGCTGGCGGCCCACGAATCGCCCCCGCTGTCGGACATCATCCGCACCATCAACAAGCGCAGCAACAATGTGATGGCGCGCCTGCTGCTGCTGACCCTGGGCGCGGAAGGCGGCCGCCGTCCGGCCACGCCGGCCACCGGCGCGGCGGTGGTACGGCGGGTGCTGGACCGCCAGGGACTGGCCATGCCGGAGCTGGTCATCGATAACGGCTCCGGCCTGTCGCGCATCGGCCGCGTCTCCGCGGACAGCCTGGCCTCGCTGCTGACCGTGGCCTGGAATTCGCCGTACATGCCGGAATTCATGTCCTCGCTGGCGATCGCCGGGGTCGATGGCACCGTGCGCCGGCGGCTGCGCGACAAGGACACCCGCGGGATGGCCCACCTGAAAACCGGTTCCCTGGCCAATGTCCGCGCCATCGCGGGCTACGTGCTGGGCAACAGCGGCAAGCGCTACGTGGTGGTCAGCATCGTCAACGACGAGCGCGCGGACGCCGTCCGGCCTTTCGATGACGCGCTGATCAAGTGGCTGGCCGATCGCTGAACGCCCGGCTACGATTCGATCATCGACATCGGAGAACCGCAATGCCCGTGCATGAAATTCGCCATCCGCTGATTCGCCACAAGCTTGGCATCATGCGGCGCGCCGACCTGAGCACCAAAAGCTTTCGTGAACTGTCCCAGGAGGTCGCCGCGCTGCTGACCTACGAGGCCTGCAAGGACCTGCCCCTGGAGCCCTGCCAGGTGCAGGGCTGGAGCGGCACGGTGGACGTGGAAAAGCTGGCCGGCAAGAAGATCACCGTGGTGCCCATCCTGCGCGCCGGCATCGGCATGCTGGACGGCGTGCTGAGCCTGGTGCCCGGCGCCAAGGTCAGCGTGGTCGGGCTGGCCCGCAACGAGGAAACCCTGGAGGCCCATACGTATCTGGAGCGCCTGGTGGCGGAACTGGACCGGCGCGTGGCGCTGATCGTGGATCCCATGCTGGCGACGGGCGGCTCGATGTGCGCCACCATCGATATGCTCAAGCGCGCCGGCTGCCGCGATATCCGCGCGCTGGTGCTGGTGGCCGCGCCCGAAGGCATCGCGCGCCTTGACCGCGCGCATCCGGACGTGCAGGTCTATACGGCGTCCATCGACCAGGGCTTGAACCAGGACGGCTATATCATCCCCGGCCTGGGCGACGCGGGCGACCGCATCTTCGGCACACGGCAGAAGGCCGAATAAGCGGCTTCCCGTGCCCGCCGGAATGGTGGACGGCGGTCCTCTGTGCTTGGCCCATGATGGAATGCTGGCCGCCGCAGGGCGCGCCACGCGCGCGGAACAGGTTCTCCCGGGCCGGGCCGGCGCGCCGTGCGCCGGCTTGCTCAGGCCGCCGGCGCCGCCATGCCGTCGATATGCTGACCGAACCAGTGCAGTTCGTTGGCCAGCGCCGCCACGCTGCCCACAATCAGCAGGGCGGGCGCGCGGATGGCATGGGCCACCGCCAGGCCGGCCAGGTCTTCCAGCCGCCCCGTCAATACCCGTTGATCCGGCCGGCTGCCGTTTTCCACCAGCGCGAAGGGCGTATCCCCCGGCCGGCCATGTTCCCGCAGCCGCCGCGACAGCGGTTCCAGCTGGCTGACACCCATATAGAAGGCGAGGGTCTGGTTGCCGGCGGCCAGCGCCGCCCAATCGGGCGCCTGGCCGTCGTCGCGGCAATGGGCGGTAATCAGGTGCAGCGATTGGGCGTGTTCCCGATGGGTCAGCGGTATGCCGGCGTGCGCCGCGCAGGCCAGCGCCGCCGTCACGCCCGGGACGACCTCGTAGGGGACGCCGTGGGCGCGCAGGTACTGCAGTTCTTCTCCGCCCCGGCCAAAGATGAAGGCATCGCCCCCCTTAAGCCGCACCACGCGGCGGCCGCGGCGCGCATGTTCGACCATCAAGGCGTGGATACGGGCCTGCGTGGCGGCGTGATCCTCGCCGGGGCGCTTGCCGACATCGATGCGTTCGGCGTCCCGCCGCGCCAGCGACAGGACTTCCGCGCTGATCAGGCGGTCGTGAAGAATGACGTCGGCCTCGTTCAGGGCGCGCAGCGCCTTCAGCGTCAGCAGTCCCGGATCGCCCGGGCCCGCGCCCACCAGCACCACGCTGCCCACGGGGGCATCTTGCGGCTGCGCCAGCGCGGTCTGCAGGGCCTGCTCGGCTTGCGCCGGACGCGCCTGGCGCAGCAGCGCGGCCACGGGGCCATCCATCAGGCTATCGTAGAAGCGCCGCCGGGCGCCCAGGTCCGGGCGCCGCTCGCGGATGCGCGCGCGGTAGCGCGCCGCCAGTTCGGCCAGCGGCCCCAGCGCATGGTCGAACATCGATTCGATGCGTTCCCGCAGCCGCCGCGCCAGGACCGGCGCCACGCCGGACGAGGAGATCGCCACGATGAGCGGCGACCTGTCCACGATGGACGGCACCTGGAAAGAGGACAAGGCCGGATCGTCCACCACATTGGCCAGGATGCGGCGCGCGCCCGCGGCTGCGGCGACCCGGGCATTGACCTGTTCGTCGTCGGTCGCCGCGACCACCAGCCAGGCCTCGTCCAGCCAATCATCCTGGAAGCGTCCGGCGATATGGACCACCTTGCCCTCGCGCGCCAGCGCGGCCAGTTCGGCATTCAATTCGGGCGCGCCCACATGGACGCGCGCGCCGACTTCGAGCAGGGCATGCGCCTTGCGAGCGGCGACTGCGCCGCCGCCCACAACCAGGACCAGGCGCTGGTTCAGGTCGGCAAACAGGGGAAATAGCTTCATGGCGGATGCGGAGATCGAACGGCGCACGCCCGTCTCCGCGGCGCGGCGTGGGCAAGGGGTCCATTCTAGAAAGCCGCCACCCGGGCGGGAAAGAAGTTGTGGGTATGTTTATATAAACAAAAGAAATATTTATGTCGATTGTTATGGCCCTTCGATATAAGCACGCGGCATACGCGCCCCAAGTGGCGCGGTGTAGTATCGGTGCACCCGCCCGCTTTCCGGGACGGGTGTTTCTGAAGAGGTCTTCCACCGTGTATCCGCATTCCGCTCTCGATGCCGCGCCCGCCTGCCGTCCCTCGACGGGATGCTTTGCGCTCCGCCTGGCTCGGCGCGCGGCCGCCGTCCGTCCCCGCGCCGCCCTTGCCGCTGCCGCCATGATGCTGGCCGCCGGGGCCGCGCAGGCGGGCGTTTGCGACGCCCAGTTCATCCGCGACGGCGGCCAGGTGCAGCTGACGGGGTCCGGCAACCTGCAACTGGGTGCCGACCTGGCCTTCGCCGACGTAACCAAAAGCAATGGCGAAAACTGCCGCGCCCGCGTCACGGGCGTCGCCACGTTTTCCTATGCGGGCCTGCCGCCGGGCAAGTCCAAGCTCGATTACCTGATGACCGTGCGCAATGGCCAGGCCACCTTCGTGCGCTATGAAAGCGCGGGTGAGAAGCCCGCCTCGGACGGGCAGTTCGACCTGCGCATGCTGGGCCTGTTCGCCTATGACGGCAAGATCACGGGGCCCGGACAAAAACTGCCGGGCGCCAACTTCCGGCTCAACATCGGCAAGGAAGCGCCCGTCGGTGGCACGCCCAGCACTACGGTACGCATCAGCCAGAAAACGGTGGGGACGCGGCGCAGCATGGACACGGCGCTGGGCAAGCAATCCTGCTGGCCGATTTCCTATCGCCGCGATACGGATCCGACCATGGCAACTTTCAAGGGATTGACGATACCCATCCCGGCGTTGAACACCACGGTCACCGATTGGTATTGCCCGGCCGTCAATCTCGTCATGAAGCAGGACATCGACCAGCAGGGCATCAAATCGGCGGTGGAAATCACCAAGATCAAGTAGGGCCGCGCATCGTCCGCGTTTTCGGCGCCGCGGGCGTAGCAGTCGGTAGCAATAGCAAGCTTGAGGCAAAGCGCCGCTGGTATCATTGTTTCCGTCCAGGACATGCAACAGAAGAAAGGAGCGAATATGAACACGACATCTCCCGAAGGCGCTAAAGACAACCTGATCGACAGCGTCAAAAGCAGCCTGAACGATGCGGAAAACCTGCTGCGCGAAGCCGCTGCCAGCACCGGCGACAAGGCCGCCGAACTCCGCGACCGCGCCATGACCTCGCTCAAGCGCACGCGCGAATCACTCTATGAAGTGCAGGACGCCCTGATGGAACGTGGCCGCAAGGCGGCACGCGCGACGGACGACTACGTTCACGACAATCCCTGGCAGGCAATCGGCATCGCGGGCGTGACCGGCCTGCTGCTGGGCCTGCTGATCAGCCGCCGCTGACTTGACGGCATAAGCGGCCGGCGGCGCGGTTTGCTCGCGCTGCCGGCGGCTTGCCCTTCCTCATATGCCCTTACGCAAATCCCTGCTCGGTGTTGCCTCCAGTCTGGTCGAACTGGGGCGCACGCGCTTCGAGCTGCTGGCGCTCGAAGCGTCCGCGGAAAAAGGCCGCTTGCTGAAACTGCTAGGCTGCTCATTCGCGGCCCTGCTGTTTCTGACGCTGGCCGTGCTGGTGTTCTCTATTTGGGTGGCCGTGTATTTCTGGCCGACGGATGAGCGCTATATCGCCTTGGGCGTGCTGGCGGCCGTCTATGCCGTCCTGGGCGTGATCCTGCTTTACATCGTGCGCCGCACGTTGACGCAAGGACCCGCGCCTTTCGCGGCCACGCTGGAGGAACTGGCGCGCGACGCCCAGTTGCTCGAGCGTCTGCGCATCAAGGCGCAAGAGGAAGAAGAGGCGGAACGGCGCGCCGAGGCCGAACGCCACGCCCATGCCGTCCGCCGCCGGGAGTCCGCGCCATGAACAAATTGTCCCCCGAGGT
Proteins encoded in this region:
- the upp gene encoding uracil phosphoribosyltransferase, which codes for MPVHEIRHPLIRHKLGIMRRADLSTKSFRELSQEVAALLTYEACKDLPLEPCQVQGWSGTVDVEKLAGKKITVVPILRAGIGMLDGVLSLVPGAKVSVVGLARNEETLEAHTYLERLVAELDRRVALIVDPMLATGGSMCATIDMLKRAGCRDIRALVLVAAPEGIARLDRAHPDVQVYTASIDQGLNQDGYIIPGLGDAGDRIFGTRQKAE
- a CDS encoding phage holin family protein — protein: MPLRKSLLGVASSLVELGRTRFELLALEASAEKGRLLKLLGCSFAALLFLTLAVLVFSIWVAVYFWPTDERYIALGVLAAVYAVLGVILLYIVRRTLTQGPAPFAATLEELARDAQLLERLRIKAQEEEEAERRAEAERHAHAVRRRESAP
- the dacB gene encoding D-alanyl-D-alanine carboxypeptidase/D-alanyl-D-alanine endopeptidase; this translates as MAGLLVLSMMGVAPGAARAQGLAPASANALPHDLAAAWRASKLPGGSLSLVVQELGGQRLLSINAKEPRNPASVMKLVTTWSALSSLGPDYVWRTELLSEPGARLGANGVLPGPLYLRASGDPFFLMQDLWTLLRDLRLHGVRQINDLVIDRTIFGPVATDPGAFDGAPDRPYNASPDALMVGFGAVRLVFMPDAAARRWRAVIDPPLPGVTVGGQVEWSDAACAGAPEVATEPVITQEGMTLRLTGKVAGSCGEFNLYRLALSQPDFATEVFRLLWRELGGTFTGQVRAGMVPPDAVPLAAHESPPLSDIIRTINKRSNNVMARLLLLTLGAEGGRRPATPATGAAVVRRVLDRQGLAMPELVIDNGSGLSRIGRVSADSLASLLTVAWNSPYMPEFMSSLAIAGVDGTVRRRLRDKDTRGMAHLKTGSLANVRAIAGYVLGNSGKRYVVVSIVNDERADAVRPFDDALIKWLADR
- a CDS encoding DUF883 family protein, whose protein sequence is MNTTSPEGAKDNLIDSVKSSLNDAENLLREAAASTGDKAAELRDRAMTSLKRTRESLYEVQDALMERGRKAARATDDYVHDNPWQAIGIAGVTGLLLGLLISRR
- the cysG gene encoding siroheme synthase CysG, which codes for MKLFPLFADLNQRLVLVVGGGAVAARKAHALLEVGARVHVGAPELNAELAALAREGKVVHIAGRFQDDWLDEAWLVVAATDDEQVNARVAAAAGARRILANVVDDPALSSFQVPSIVDRSPLIVAISSSGVAPVLARRLRERIESMFDHALGPLAELAARYRARIRERRPDLGARRRFYDSLMDGPVAALLRQARPAQAEQALQTALAQPQDAPVGSVVLVGAGPGDPGLLTLKALRALNEADVILHDRLISAEVLSLARRDAERIDVGKRPGEDHAATQARIHALMVEHARRGRRVVRLKGGDAFIFGRGGEELQYLRAHGVPYEVVPGVTAALACAAHAGIPLTHREHAQSLHLITAHCRDDGQAPDWAALAAGNQTLAFYMGVSQLEPLSRRLREHGRPGDTPFALVENGSRPDQRVLTGRLEDLAGLAVAHAIRAPALLIVGSVAALANELHWFGQHIDGMAAPAA